One segment of Octopus sinensis linkage group LG27, ASM634580v1, whole genome shotgun sequence DNA contains the following:
- the LOC118768209 gene encoding zinc finger protein 679-like: protein MNNSTKAKISDKREKPYHCDICGKSFSKTGNLRMHRRVHTGEKPYQCDICSKSFSENGTLTRHLRIHTGEKPYHCDICGKSFSHSSDLPKHNRIHTGEKPYHCDICGKSFSRSNSLTDHKRIHTGEKPYHCDICGKSLSHNSTLNKHKRIHSGEKPYHCDICGKSFSGNSNLISHKRIHSG, encoded by the exons atgaataattcaactaaagcaaaaatctctgataaaagagagaagccatatcactgtgatatctgtggtaagtcattctctaaAACTGGTAATCTAAGAATGCACAgacgtgttcatactggagaaaaaccatatcagtgtgatatctgtagtaaatcattttctgaaaatggcACTTTA ACGAGACacctacgtattcatacaggagagaagccatatcattgtgatatctgtggtaaatcattctctcacagtagTGACTTGCCTAAACATaatcgtattcatactggggaaaaaccatatcattgtgatatctgtg gtaaatcattttctagaaGTAACAGTTTAActgatcacaaacgtattcatacaggagagaagccataccattgtgatatctgtggtaaatcacttTCCCATAATTCTACTTTAAACAAGCACAAACGTATCCattcaggtgagaagccatatcattgcgatatctgtggtaagtcattttctggtaatagcaatttaatcagtcacaaacgtattcattcaggttaa
- the LOC115225173 gene encoding zinc finger protein 3-like produces the protein WQIIFSAFFLKGHKRTHTGEKQYQCDICGESFSENSHLTRHLRIHIGEKPYCCNICGKSFTYSSDLPKHKRIHTGEKPYHCDICGKTFSDNSNLISHKRIHTGEKPYHCNICGKSFSHSSDLHKQKI, from the coding sequence tggcaaatcattttctcagCCTTCTTCTTAAAAgggcacaaacgtactcatacaggagagaagcaatatcaatgtgatatctgtggtgaatcattctctgaaaatagccaTTTAACCAGACACCTACGTATTCAtataggagagaagccatattgttgtaatatctgtggtaaatcattcacttacAGTAGTGACttacctaaacacaaacgtatacatactggggaaaaaccatatcactgtgatatctgtggtaagacaTTTTCTGATAATAGCAATTTGatcagtcacaaacgtattcatacaggagagaagccatatcattgtaatatctgtggtaaatcattctctcacagtagTGACCTGCACAAACAGAAGATATAA